A window of Theileria parva strain Muguga chromosome 4 map unlocalized ctg_529, whole genome shotgun sequence genomic DNA:
AAACTCTCAGACAAATCCAAACTATTCAGCAAACTCAACACTGATACCACGGATAGTGTAGTCACTGTGTACCCTGTATATACAGTGGACACAGTACCCAGTAACATGTATGATAGTCTGGATGTGGGtagaatatatttacatGTCCAGGAGCGACTGTTGAGGAATAGGAAGTCGTTATACTGTTTATTAAGAAGTTGGTATCCCCTGGACCTGATCAAGTCACAACACCAGTCCACAATACTCAAGTACAAACTACTACAATATATACAACAATTTTACCATATCCGTAATCTATTCCAATCTCTCCATAGTGATAAGAGTAATAAGAGTAATAAGGTTGACCATAGAGACACTAGTGAGATGGTTAATGAGATAGTAAATGAGTTAGTAAATGAGTTAGAACCAGTTAGGGTTACGGATAAATCTCCAGTGGATAGATCACCAATGTATAGATCACCAATGGATATATCAGGGGTGTTGGATAAAGCGGTGGAGGTCCCTATGAGTGATGAAGAAGTTGATATCATCGACACCTTTACAATCACCATAGCATCTGATACTCAATCTCCCACACAACACACTAACACTTCTCTTATAGAGAATACTGTGAACACTGTGGATAATATGGAGAATGTGGATAGTATGGAGAATGTGGATAGTATGGAGAAAGTGGAGAATACAGTGGACACAGTGGAGAATAGGGAGAATATGGAGAAAGGGTATGGTAAGGAACTgaggaggaagaagaagagAAATGTGAAGTATTTAACGAGTTTATTCTCCAGGAAGTTCTCCAATCTTAATTCCACAGACTCTCAACACTTCACCGACACATACCACACAATTAACATTACTGATCATAGTCACACTGTTAACAATAGTCACACTGTTAACAATAGTCACACAGTTAACACTGTAGATCCTGTTACTGTAGACAATAGTCACACAGTTAACACTGTAGATCATGTTAACACTGTAGAATTTGTTACTGTGGACCCTGACCCCGTTACGGAAGACCCCGTAACAGTAGACCCAGACTATGAGTACgaatatgtaataataaatgcTACGGAAAATGGCATGAAGCTGTTCTCCCAACACCCAATCACTACTACTAACACTAGTAACAGTGTGAACAGTGTGAAACGTAAGCTGAAATTCCTAAACTATGCAAATGGTTATAAGAGATTTATGAAGTTTACTCCAAAGTCTAATCTCACACACGATTCCGTAGGCGGTATTCACACCACAGATCCAACCAACAACACCACACACTCCACACACTCCATACACAATGTAGACAATGGTAATACTGTAGACAATGACAACTCAGTTGACAATGACACAGTGGAGTTAGAAGAAGACGTAACGTCTGATGAGGAGATGACGGAGGAGAATGTAAATAACATCATGAACGAACTAATAAAAGATTTAAACTTACAACTCtaacataattaatataattaatataattaattgttatAAGAGATTGACAATTTGATTAATGAATTTGGGCGAGATGAAGTCGTACTTGTTAGTTAGAATTGCAGTTTTAAACTTCTCAAAGTCGGCCTCACTGCCGTCACACAACCTACCACTCATCAAATTCTCATACATCTCATCAACTCCCAAACACTCTCCAAACTTCACTTCCCACGTATCTATTGTGTTCTCAGTGTTCTCAGTGTTCTCTACTGTGTCCCCTGTGTCCCCTGTATCAACAGTATCAACAGTATCCATAGTGTCTACAGTGTCAATAGTGTCTGTGGTATTAATATTGAGATGTGAGAAGTGTTGGGAGAGTGAGTGTGTATCGAGGAGGCTGAAGAGCGAGTCATCGAGTGCGAGTGTGTAGTGTGAGAAATCCTCAGAATTGTAACTTTCAAGGTAAATTTTCCTGTGTAATTTATAGTTTGACAGGTTTGAAATGACGTTTTGGATAAGTAGTCCGAGCAAATTGTTCAGCGTAAAATTGACCGAAAAATCGTCACTCAGCTTAAATAATCTCAGTATCTGCCTCTTGTTCATGATACCAATCCTTAATATCCCATTAAACACATTCAATACTCCCAATTCTCTCTCCAATACCAATTCTCTCTCCATTGTGTCCACAGAATCAGTAGTTTCCTCAGTATTACTCCTTAGATTCCCCTCTGTGAGTAGTGTTAGAGGTTTAGAATTGTGTATGCATAGGAGAATACTGGGAAAGGGCAGAGTGGGTATGAATATCTCATTCACATCCTTCCTCCCCCTCACAACTTTGTTACTCCCCTTTACAACTTTATTActcaatttattaataaatttattatttactttaataaatttattcttggattttttacagtttagtttaacattttttttaagcattatttttaaaattgttaaaattggaaaagctaatttaacaatgtGGTGTGGCTGAAAATTAGTTTGAATAAACTTGGCGTTAATTTATCCAAATGGGAAATAATTACAACAGCCGTGAGAGAGCGAATAGACACAATTCTCACAGTAGTCGCAGTGACAACCACTCCGGCAAGTCTGAGAAATCACTGGAGGAAGGCGATTACTGGTTCAATGACCCGAAATATAACCAAATCAAGTCAAAACACTCGAGAAACAGAGAGAAATTAGAACACAATTCTAGGCATAGAAGAGATAATTACGACCACAATCCCAGGCATAGAAGTGATAAACACGATTACAAAAGTGAAAAATATGATCATAAAAGGGATAAACACGATTACAAAAGTGATAAATCGGACTATAGAAGTGAAAAATATGATCACAGGAGTGATAAATCAGACTATAGAAGTGAAAAATACAGCCGTGGAACCGAAAAATATGACCCCAAAAGAGAAAATTTAGATCACAGAAGTGAGAGATATGACAGTAGAAATGACAAATATCGCCGTGAAACGGCTGAATATCGCAGGAACAAACGTGAAAAACACACCAAGAGGAGTAGAACCAGGAGTAAAAGTAGGAGTAAAAGTAGTAGAAGTAGTTCGATAAGTATTGGAAACAATGACATAAATGTGATGGATATGGTGAGTGGTAATGTGTCGTGTGATGAGGAGGAGTTGATGAGGAAGTTGATTGGCGTATCCAAATTTGACACTACCAAGAACAAGAAACATGAAACTATTAACCTTAAAACCGTTAAAAAGAAAACCAAACGCAAGTACAGACAATACATGAACCGAAGAGGCGGATTCAATCATCCCCTCTCTCCCATTCAATAATATCATACTCAccatactatatatactatactactatactataacCTTAACTAGTATATtactcttaactactttactatatcttaactactttactatatcttaactactttactatactcttaactactttactatatcttaactactttactatatcttaactactttactatactcttaactactgttctatagtatatatttagtacTACTACAGTACTATACTcttaaacccagacacataatatactatacctataatactatactatactatatattatatatatattatgtatatgtatagtgGTAAGAGTATAGTAGGTACAACACTATAGTTAGGTGTATACTAAGATAACAGTTATTCCAGtactatttaacacttaCTACTCCTTAATAAAGTCACTAAAcaatgtaaatagtataatagagttattttaccctGTGTTATATGGACTTAATTTACCACcctaaacccagacacataataatatacatactatatatactatactatatacactatagtatatataatatactatatataatatgtatatagtGTATATGGTATATTGAGTGATTAGATTAAGGGTTGGTAAGAGTCCATTGACCATTTTCGAGATTATAATGTAGAGAAGGTTTATAGGGGTAACGTACAGAAattctaattatttttttaaagtaGTAAATGAACGATACGGGTTGGGGTCCATCTGTGTATCTCCAAACTACTGTTCCATTATGTCTAAGTTCAGTGCAACTAACATCGTTACTAGGTGTGTATTTCAACCCAGTGGTATTACGTATCTGAATTATGTACTCTGGAGCATTGAGTTTTACCGCTTCTCCCTGATCATTTCTCTTGTACAGGGTTAGCTCAGGAGGAATTATGAAAGTCTTCACAATATAATTGGGACTTCTTGAATTGGTAAATAGAATTTTGTCCTCGAAAACGATTTCAATTCTTCCACTATCTATGGTGTAAAAAACATGGAGTGGCTTCTCACCGGGATTACCGTTATATATTACTCTCTCACCGTATTTAACAAGGGTACACACTCCATTCTTGAGagtataaacaaatttagGATGTTTAAATGAACAAAATTGTATACTATAATCTTCGGAACTAAGTTCTCTACTGTTCCCCTCTTCTTCATTAAGTAGTCTGATTGGTGGAATTGGATAGTGTTCCTCCGTTGATCTATTCCCTATCATTATGTAACGGATAAATTTATCCTCAAATTGGAAAGTGAGCTTGTTTCTACCATCTTTTGAATACTGTGTCAAATTCTTTGGAAAAGGTTGACCTGGTTCACGTTTCCAAATGATTTTTTCACGGTACTTGATAATGTCAATCCTTTCCCAAGAGTTTGGCTCATTTTGATAGTCAATTCTGTAAATATTTCTTGATTTCTCTGTTATTTTCACTCTGTCCATGTAAACTGGTATTAATCCTCCCATACCCGCAGCATAATGCCTTAAATACCAAGGCTTTTGAGTCTTACTAATCCATCCATTATTAACTTTTGTACACTTAATCAGTAGGTTGGTCTCCACCAACATATTATCATCTGTCAAACTGTACACCAAAGTCTTGATAAAGTTTTTTCTTCTAATATCAAAATTGACCAAGGTCTCAAATCGGAACTTTACCATCATACATTCTACACCCTCAATTACTCTGTATACAAAGAAGAGTATACCTGCAATTATAACTAAGTGGACAGTATACTGATCACTggttaatttaacaaaattgcGAAACCCGTCCCTGCGAAGGAGTTTTATCGGTGGAATAACATAGTGTTCCTCAGTCCAATTGCCATTTTCCAGTTTATACACAGTGAACTTAGTCTCAGTTCCGAAGACTATAATCTTCTGTTCCTTGTAGAAGTCAATTGATTCAATTAGTTCTCTGGCACAATTCCTTCTAAACTTCTTACTCAACAGCTTTTTCTCAAGCTTGTAACGATAATTGTTACCATTAGAAGTCGAATTGTATCCATTACATAAGATAATTTTGTGCCAGTTTTCCTGGAAAAGCTTTAGTATAGTCCTTTGTCTCTTTCCCAGTACTTCAATTCTCACCCTTTCATTCGGTAAATTAGAACTTTCTAATGTCTTTTCTTGAGGTATTGAACAATTTTCAGATATTTCTTCTGTATTCTCAAGCCTAAGTAGTTCAGTTTGCCTGGGCATATTGAGGCTTGTAGAGCCACCGTCCACCATTTCTATACTGGGCTCAATAGAAGTTTTAGGTGTAATTAACTTTCtattacacacttttttaGCCTTGTTAACTGTTCCCTTATCATTTTGAGCTCTTCTCTTTACAGACACTGGACGCTCTACCACAGCACTGACGTGAGGATTCTCCAAATCCAGTCTCTCCATCCTCAATTTAGAGAACATAAGATACATTTGATTATATCTCAGGTGAAATGCTAAATATTTAGGAAATTCCTTGGCATTCGAAGGCATGGTCCAACACAATCTGCCGTCAAACCAGACCTTCCTACACTTAAACCCAAATGTAAATACAACAATTAATTCATACAATTCCACGTCACACTGGAGGTAATTATAATCTCTGTCATCAAGATCTGTGAAAAGTAATTTGGCAATGTCATATCTGAGATGAGTGACACTGTACCACTGCTCGTGTAAACCATTTTTTCTTATGACAAATGGTTTACCATTTCTCATAATGGCGAGAAATTGCGGATATCCAAACTGAATCACTTGCTgatacatttttaacaatatttttaataaactcAGTTAGTGTCATCAAGACACGTTCTTATAGCTAGCCAATTGTAAACAGGGTTTAGTAAAGTTACTCTtcatactattaattaagtattttaaggcattaatttaagttatttaagccttaattaatgtataaataagCTTAATTTGGTGttatattagtaaatatattacatatatattatatactatactgtatatacatatagtaatatatatatataatatatatagtatagtatattaagtatacTAATCCCATTTATAGTCAATTTACAGCttaattaacacattaaaccaataatttataagTATTGGTAAGAATGTACTGGCCCTACCAACTCCCTATGCACCTGTTTGCCAACTTGTGCTAACACATAATCACTCCATATTAACTGTAAACTTTGTAAATAACCATGACAAAGGACAAATCAAAGTACAAAGCTGAATTAATCAATGGTAAACCCTTTATATACCGTAGAAGTACACCTCAAGGTACTTGGGAAGACATTACACACACGAGACATAACGTTGACCAATTGGAATTCTACGACTATGATCTCAATTTAACCACAGTCTCCCAGTGTGAAACAAAGTTATCTGGTCTAATTTTCAGGATATTGCTGAATATCATTTGTCTGCACATTAAGCTGGGAGACAAGTTGATATGGAACTACTACGCCTCAAAAGTACAAGCCAGCCCGTTAGAACTCCTATTTAACCTCAAGAAAAACACTATGAGTTTACAATTGAGGGGAGAAGGTGTTGTCAAGTTAAATATGAATGGGTATTTGAATGACTGGGTAAAACCTGGGAGACCACTGGAGAAATTCAAAACTAAACGAACAATAAGAGATGGACCAAGGGTAATACATCTAATTGACGACGATGAAAAATGTGATGAAATTGTGGCCAGTGGACATACTCTTGATAATAAACCAAACACTCCTCACAAAGTTGCTTACGTTGTAAACCTTCAAACTGCAGAAAAGAGGGActtcatcaaattttaaccacTTAATCTCATATTACTTATACACTTTCTACTCTTAATCCCATTTATAGTTGATTTACAGTATAATTAAACCCTAAATTACAGATTTTGTATGTTTTGGTAAGAATGTA
This region includes:
- a CDS encoding putative integral membrane protein — protein: MDLLDLRYEFIKSKELELEQLFTRNRHFHFTQWDLHLLLLGVTSSLLLLSFIIKNLFFSLQHYFILLLLIQFRLLPDLSTLYNIIINIFISLLTTITHVSINYCKFSTSTKRVTILTVLLLLSTTTNLLVWMVLSVKLVSDVDRILELHVITLIEFFSLLLGTLLLLSAVFFIIKLYSISYILIIIITFSLLSRWKFLIPLVNNISSKSNRNSVNSKSSRDNSNSVKSGNRLGGVRVCYFPVVQSLVTWILIIILIVILFVILFTNNRISLLNQKPLLQFINHNYSNKVIVRIKILLFLTVLVLFLLFAVFSLFIYYFFSSHELLGRVLYNKVIFLLMTDLGPRIDHMLSKNPLPLSTQTGTLQQRIFFPTHNSGNTSVDIRNTMENMDKEDIVDNMEDRVVNWVLRMYNMNVYDYVYKIERIYTKKMLMDRNMNFNGILKKLSLKSNKLLKKLSDKSKLFSKLNTDTTDSVVTVYPVYTVDTVPSNMYDSLDVGRIYLHVQERLLRNRKSLYCLLRSWYPLDLIKSQHQSTILKYKLLQYIQQFYHIRNLFQSLHSDKSNKSNKVDHRDTSEMVNEIVNELVNELEPVRVTDKSPVDRSPMYRSPMDISGVLDKAVEVPMSDEEVDIIDTFTITIASDTQSPTQHTNTSLIENTVNTVDNMENVDSMENVDSMEKVENTVDTVENRENMEKGYGKELRRKKKRNVKYLTSLFSRKFSNLNSTDSQHFTDTYHTINITDHSHTVNNSHTVNNSHTVNTVDPVTVDNSHTVNTVDHVNTVEFVTVDPDPVTEDPVTVDPDYEYEYVIINATENGMKLFSQHPITTTNTSNSVNSVKRKLKFLNYANGYKRFMKFTPKSNLTHDSVGGIHTTDPTNNTTHSTHSIHNVDNGNTVDNDNSVDNDTVELEEDVTSDEEMTEENVNNIMNELIKDLNLQL